From a region of the Daphnia pulicaria isolate SC F1-1A chromosome 1, SC_F0-13Bv2, whole genome shotgun sequence genome:
- the LOC124320705 gene encoding E3 ubiquitin-protein ligase Hakai-like, producing the protein MLAHPQHGVAIRIAVYISHDISYFVNCVRPFFLIVLLSIDSDCCFFVCATMDSDSSPTKKGSKSRGRGRGTSTTASSRGRSRGRGRGKRAVKLILSDDEESEGEEQASPNKSVDTENEKPVACSPELIIKHPEFDLEADISQLQAPTFTTINRGPPEPMLHLTWNLPVNLIGEKVLNPMIHCCDKCLKPILIYGRLIPCKHVFCLGCGKQEEHQPCPRCRERVARVEQTSLGQVFMCTHGGSRYGNDGCRRTYLSQRDLQAHINHRHLRLPMEKEPQKISTVPLSSSRGSQHMPLLHSRSNLVSVHIQDPTTGLSSNNSGNAGSYYNSIAPPTSAGYSYSYSSQTGHYSTTPSYYANYQQPAPPPPPPPPPPQQQQHQYDVGNQSYASNQWSTSTNQSFYR; encoded by the exons ATGCTAGCGCATCCGCAGCATGGCGTGGCAATACGCATCGCTGTATACATTTCACatgacatttcttattttgtcaATTGCGtgcgacctttttttttaattgttttgctTTCTATTGATAGtgactgttgtttttttgtgtgtgcaacaATGGATTCTGATAGTTCACCAACTAAGAAAGGAAGTAAAAGCCGTGGAAGAGGCCGTGGGACATCGACTACAGCGTCAAGTCGAGGCCGGTCGAGGGGCAGAGGCCGGGGAAAACGAGCAGTCAAG CTAATACTCAGTGATGATGAAGAATCTGAAGGTGAAGAGCAGGCATCTCCAAACAAAAGTGTTGATACCGAAAATGAGAAACCTGTGGCTTGCAGTCCCGAACTCATTATCAAACACCCAGAAT TTGATTTGGAGGCTGACATATCCCAGCTGCAGGCACCTACTTTCACAACTATAAATAGAGGACCTCCGGAACCCATGCTCCACCTGACCTGGAACTTGCCAGTGAATTTAATTGGAGAAAAGGTTCTCAATCCAATGATTCACTGCTGTGACAAGTGTTTGAAGCCTATTCTCATCTATGGTCGCCTT ATTCCCTGCAAACATGTGTTTTGCCTAGGTTGTGGAAAGCAAGAAGAGCATCAACCCTGTCCTAGGTGTCGCGAAAGAGTGGCTCGAGTGGAACAGACTAGCCTTGGTCAAGTGTTTATGTGCACACATGGTGGATCGCGTTACGGAAATGATGGCTGCCGCCGAACTTATTTATCGCAACGTGATTTACAAGCCCACATAAATCACCGACATCTTCGCCTACCGATGGAGAAGGAGCCGCAGAAAATCAGCACCGTCCCCCTGTCCAGCTCTCGTGGTTCCCAGCACATGCCTCTCCTGCACAGCCGCTCCAACTTGGTGTCTGTGCACATTCAAGATCCCACGACGGGTCTCTCGAGCAACAACAGCGGGAATGCGGGAAGTTACTACAACAGTATAGCCCCACCCACGAGTGCCGGATACAGTTACTCTTATAGTTCACAAACTGGCCATTACAGCACGACGCCTAGTTACTACGCAAACTATCAGCAACCcgcaccaccacctcctccaccgccgcctccgcctcaacagcaacaacatcagtACGATGTTGGCAATCAATCGTACGCAAGCAATCAGTGGTCCACATCCACCAATCAATCCTTCTATcggtga